In Candidatus Poribacteria bacterium, the DNA window AGTGGCGGTACCTGGCGACCCATCCGCGCGTCGCCGGGATCGCGCGGCAGCTCCTCAACTCGCAGCCGATGATCGTCCAGACGATGTTCCTGAACAAACCCGCGAACGGCGGAACCGGCATCGCGCTCCATCAGGACACGCACTACCTCCCCAGCGAACCCAACACGCTGATGGCGTGCTGGCTGGCTTTCACGGACACGGATGGAAACAACGGCGGGCTGTGCGTCGTGCCGGGAAGCCACCACGAAGGGCTGCGGTCGACGCACAAGGCGCGCGATCCCAGGGAACACGCCGTCTGGGAGACCGAGCACCGGATGCGCGACCGACGCGGCAAGGAATGGACGCAGCGACTCGTTTCGTTCGAGATCGACGACCTCGATCCGGCGTCCATCGCCAAGCTGACGGTTCCCAGAGGCGGAGGCGTCTTCTTCACGGGAATGACGATCCACGGGTCCTTCGCGAACCGTTCGACGGATCGCCCAAGACCCGCGTTCGCCGTCCACTACATCGCCGCCGAGAGTTGGCTGCTTCGCACCGACGTTCAGGAAGTGGTTCCAGCGTTGCCGGCGTGACGAACGTCCCGCCAGCGCCGTGTCCTGAGCAAACGAAGCCAAGCAATGGCGCGCCCCCGACGGACATCGCCACGCTTGGCTCCGTGCAAGATGACTGTGCGTCTTGCGACCTCGCGACGTTCCTCACGCGAGCGCAGCGTCGACCTTCTGCGCGAGCGCTGCCTTCGGCAGGAACCCGACGATCTGCTGGGCGACCTTGCCCTCCTTGAAGATCAGAAGCGTCGGGATGCCACGGATGCCGTACTTCATCGCCAGCGACGGGTTGTCGTCGACGTTCACCTTGGCGACGTTCAGGCGTCCGGCGTAGTCCTTGGCAATCTCCTCGACGACGGGGGCGACCATCTTGCACGGTCCGCACCACGGCGCCCAGAAATCGACCAGCACGGGCAACGCGTTCTGAATCACGTCGGCGTCGAACTTCGCTTCGCCAGTCTCCAGAATATCAGCCACGGGAATGCTCCTTGTTCTTGGGTCGGCTTTCCGCCGTCGAACACAATGCCGAAGTCCGCGACAACAAGATGCAAGGGACGTGCCCTCGCATCGACTGATGCCACTGCTATATGGTGGTCGATTCGGCGCACGTTTGTCGAACCGAAATCGTCAAGGGCTCCGTACGACCACGGTTAGCGACTCCTCAGTCCATGTCGCGGGATTGAGCGTGCGAACATAGTCCAGCAGACGCCGCACCGCGCCGACCGACTCTCACGCGGAGAGCGCGTACGGATCGTCCTCTCCCTCGACGTCGCCAATGAGAGACGCGATCTCCCTGTCGGAGGTCGTCAGAACCGCCTTCACTCTCTCGACACCCGGGGGACCCGCCGCCTCGATCCGCCAGCCGCCGGCGGGGATGCTCACGGTCTCGCCGCGACGGACCCGGTTGTCTTCGTCCAGCCGATTGGGGTAGAGCACGAAGAGCGATCCGTCGCTCGACAGGTTCACGACGAACAGCCGACCATCCGCGTTCGGCGTGACACGAAACGACAGCGATTCGCCGATTGCCACGATGGCAGGTCCGTCGAGACCGATGCGCACGGGCGTCGTGGTGTTGCGCACCGCAGCCAGGGCTTTGGACGCTGCCGCTGCCGCCAAGTGCTCCGAAACGGCGTCGATCGCGCTCGCCAGTTCGTCGGACTGGAATGACATGGCAAGCTCGCACGTGCCCGACATCGGATCGCTGATCTCCAGCGTCGTCCGATCCGCAGAAGCGTCATAGCGAACGCGAACGATGCGGTCCAGCGGCTTCGCGCCGGTGAACACGGCTTCCGGCAGCGACAGCGCGGAGATCGCACGCGCCGCTTCGGAGGGAGTGTCGGACTTCACCAACACCCGAAGCGATGTGGCGGGCTCTGCCGCGACGCCGATGCGCACCTGCGGTTCCCCTGGGTCCGCAACCGAACTTGGCGCTTGCGCCACCGCCTCGCCGCCGACGTTGAGCGCGAACGAGACGTTGGGCCCGGACAGC includes these proteins:
- the trxA gene encoding thioredoxin, encoding MADILETGEAKFDADVIQNALPVLVDFWAPWCGPCKMVAPVVEEIAKDYAGRLNVAKVNVDDNPSLAMKYGIRGIPTLLIFKEGKVAQQIVGFLPKAALAQKVDAALA
- a CDS encoding phytanoyl-CoA dioxygenase family protein, with product MSNDIRLLDDDQVRRYESDGYLVVHDLLTDAEVRAFLDHESKPKPSEWHLGLRTHTADPQWRYLATHPRVAGIARQLLNSQPMIVQTMFLNKPANGGTGIALHQDTHYLPSEPNTLMACWLAFTDTDGNNGGLCVVPGSHHEGLRSTHKARDPREHAVWETEHRMRDRRGKEWTQRLVSFEIDDLDPASIAKLTVPRGGGVFFTGMTIHGSFANRSTDRPRPAFAVHYIAAESWLLRTDVQEVVPALPA